From Streptomyces durmitorensis, a single genomic window includes:
- a CDS encoding hemolysin family protein, with protein MSAVLGLLAVLVLTAGTGYFVAQEFAYVAADRLALAREAEAGDRRAARAVQVLGRLSFMLSGAQLGITVTGLVVGFLAEPSVSGLLKPALDGTGLSDGAVSALSVVLGFVVATVLQMVLGELAPKNLALAVPERLAKTLAASTLAYLKVVGPVVRVFDSAANRLLRRIGIEPVEELHHGATLEELSHLIGESHEHGRLPRESAELLDHALEFSERTLDEVMVPRADVTFVRKDATADEAVRLIAEHGHSNYPVMGDHPDDVAGVLGVRELMRLPAGRFGRTTAGEQARRPLLLPDTLPLPGAVAQMRERDDEFAVVLDEHGGVAGIVTYEDIAEELVGDIADESDTVVELAVADGGGWFVDAGRRLDEVADATGIDLPEEDDYDTVAGLIVDRLGRFPAIGDRLTVRLSDGSRVALAVLGLDRHVPERVRIERLPAADVPSAEESTA; from the coding sequence CTGTCCGCCGTACTCGGTCTGCTCGCCGTCCTCGTCCTGACCGCGGGCACCGGCTACTTCGTCGCACAGGAGTTCGCGTACGTGGCCGCGGACCGCCTCGCGCTCGCCCGTGAGGCGGAAGCGGGCGACCGGCGGGCGGCCCGCGCCGTGCAGGTCCTCGGGCGGCTCTCGTTCATGCTTTCGGGCGCCCAGCTGGGCATCACCGTCACCGGTCTGGTCGTCGGCTTCCTCGCCGAGCCCTCCGTGTCCGGGCTCCTGAAGCCCGCCCTGGACGGCACAGGACTCTCCGACGGCGCCGTTTCCGCCCTCTCCGTGGTCCTCGGCTTCGTCGTCGCCACCGTGCTCCAGATGGTCCTCGGGGAGCTCGCCCCCAAGAACCTCGCGCTGGCCGTCCCCGAGCGGCTCGCGAAGACCCTTGCCGCCTCCACGCTGGCGTACCTGAAGGTCGTCGGCCCCGTGGTCCGCGTCTTCGACAGCGCGGCCAACCGGCTGCTGCGCCGGATCGGCATCGAGCCCGTCGAGGAACTGCACCACGGCGCCACACTCGAAGAGCTCAGCCATCTCATCGGCGAGTCCCACGAGCACGGCAGGCTGCCGCGGGAGAGCGCCGAACTCCTCGACCACGCCCTGGAGTTCTCCGAGCGCACGCTCGACGAGGTGATGGTGCCCCGGGCGGACGTCACCTTCGTACGCAAGGACGCCACGGCGGACGAGGCCGTGCGGCTCATCGCCGAACACGGACACTCGAACTACCCCGTCATGGGCGACCATCCGGACGACGTCGCGGGCGTCCTCGGGGTACGCGAACTGATGCGGCTGCCCGCAGGACGCTTCGGCCGCACCACGGCGGGCGAGCAGGCCCGGCGCCCCCTGCTGCTGCCCGACACCCTGCCGCTGCCGGGCGCGGTGGCGCAGATGCGCGAGCGGGACGACGAGTTCGCGGTCGTCCTCGACGAGCACGGGGGAGTGGCGGGCATCGTGACGTACGAGGACATCGCAGAGGAACTCGTCGGGGACATCGCCGACGAGTCCGACACCGTCGTCGAGCTCGCTGTCGCGGACGGCGGCGGCTGGTTCGTCGACGCGGGCCGCCGCCTGGACGAGGTGGCCGACGCGACCGGCATCGACCTGCCCGAGGAGGACGACTACGACACCGTGGCCGGACTGATCGTCGACCGGCTCGGCCGCTTCCCGGCCATCGGCGACCGCCTGACCGTGAGGCTGTCCGACGGCAGCCGCGTCGCCCTCGCCGTACTCGGCCTCGACCGCCACGTGCCCGAGCGCGTACGGATCGAGCGCCTGCCGGCGGCGGACGTGCCGAGCGCCGAGGAGAGCACCGCATGA